Proteins encoded within one genomic window of Amycolatopsis nigrescens CSC17Ta-90:
- a CDS encoding alpha/beta fold hydrolase, whose translation MSEFEHRFIETNGIRLHVAEAGRGPLVLLLHGFPECWYSWRHQLSALADAGFHVVAPDQRGYARSERPAAAEDYTMAHLTGDVIGLIDALGEEKAAVVGHDWGAPVAWHTALFRPDRVRGVAGLSVPHAPRGSVPPLTAMRAAFGESFYMNYFQQPGRADEELAADPADAFRRLLVGLSGDADQVRPMLVPPGKEFTDLWPWPETLPHWLTEHDLETYVAEYAEAGFTGGLNWYRNLNRNWELTAAWKGARIAVPALFVGGDRDPVLAGRTGEAIEATLRAAVPGLTRSVLLPGGGHWLQQERPAEVNAALLQFLQALP comes from the coding sequence ATGAGCGAGTTCGAGCACCGTTTCATCGAGACGAACGGGATCCGGCTGCACGTGGCCGAGGCGGGCCGAGGGCCGCTGGTGCTTTTGCTGCACGGGTTCCCCGAATGCTGGTACTCCTGGCGCCACCAGCTGAGCGCGCTGGCCGACGCCGGGTTCCACGTGGTGGCGCCGGACCAGCGCGGATACGCCAGATCGGAACGGCCGGCCGCGGCCGAGGACTACACCATGGCGCACCTGACCGGTGACGTGATCGGGCTGATCGACGCGCTCGGCGAAGAGAAGGCGGCCGTGGTGGGCCACGACTGGGGCGCGCCGGTGGCCTGGCACACCGCGCTGTTCCGCCCGGACCGGGTGCGCGGGGTGGCCGGGCTCAGCGTCCCGCACGCCCCGCGCGGCTCGGTGCCACCGCTGACCGCGATGCGCGCGGCCTTCGGCGAATCCTTCTACATGAACTACTTCCAGCAGCCGGGCCGGGCGGACGAGGAGCTGGCAGCCGATCCGGCGGACGCCTTCCGGCGGCTGCTGGTCGGCCTGTCCGGCGACGCCGACCAGGTGCGGCCGATGCTGGTTCCGCCGGGCAAGGAGTTCACCGACCTCTGGCCGTGGCCGGAGACGCTGCCGCACTGGCTGACCGAGCATGACCTGGAAACCTATGTGGCCGAGTACGCCGAGGCCGGGTTCACCGGCGGGCTGAACTGGTACCGCAATCTGAACCGCAACTGGGAGCTCACGGCCGCCTGGAAGGGGGCGCGGATCGCCGTGCCCGCGCTGTTCGTCGGTGGCGATCGTGACCCGGTGCTGGCCGGGCGCACCGGGGAAGCGATCGAGGCGACGCTGCGGGCGGCGGTGCCGGGCCTGACCCGCTCGGTGCTGCTGCCCGGCGGCGGCCACTGGCTTCAGCAGGAACGCCCCGCCGAGGTCAACGCGGCACTCCTCCAGTTCCTGCAAGCCCTCCCCTGA
- a CDS encoding DNA polymerase III subunit gamma and tau, translating into MALALYRKYRPATFAEVVGQEHVTEPLRTALAAGRINHAYLFSGPRGCGKTSSARIMARSLNCVQGPTPDPCGECASCKALAPEGAGSVDVTELDAASHGGVDDARELRDRAFYAPADSRYRVFIIDEAHMVTTQGFNALLKIVEEPPEHVIFIFATTEPDKVLTTIRSRTHHYPFRLIPPSSMRELLERNVEAEGVAVEPAVYPLVIRAGGGSARDTQSVLDQLLAGAGPDGIDYTRAVALLGVTDVALIDDMVDGLAADDATAVFGTVERLAEAGHDPRRFATDLLDRLRDLVLLRSVPEAAGKGLVSAPEDELGRMLSQAERVGLATLSRYAEIVHNGLLEMRGATAPRLLLELLCARMLLPSAAEGEAAVLQRLERLERRVTAGAPAAPVAAPAAQQAPAAAAPAAPAAPAAAPERSFQRPSQRPAAAPSRSEQSAPARPEPEAEPAPAAAPAREAPAESPSSAETPPDPQPVGAIDTTAVRRMWPDLLEALRKTPGSRSTAAMLTQATVQSVEGSTVVLAHTAAPLAKRLSEQHNADKIAAALGEVLGGTWQVRCVHGSAAGAAAAPAPARQQPAAPAPQRPAPQSAPAQQPPPARPENNQPQRSFSRPSAGSAAPPAKPERPVPVTTEPDIPLPPEPEDEDDYTVDDAGPAPQAAPATEDDPDAKVHKLLSDHLGARPLD; encoded by the coding sequence GTGGCTCTAGCGCTGTACCGCAAGTACCGTCCGGCGACCTTCGCCGAGGTCGTCGGCCAGGAGCATGTCACCGAACCGCTGCGCACCGCGCTGGCCGCGGGCCGGATCAACCACGCCTACCTCTTCTCCGGCCCTCGTGGCTGCGGGAAGACGTCCAGTGCGCGGATCATGGCCCGTTCGCTGAACTGCGTGCAGGGGCCGACGCCGGACCCGTGCGGCGAGTGCGCCTCGTGCAAGGCGCTGGCGCCGGAGGGCGCCGGCAGCGTCGATGTCACCGAGCTGGACGCGGCCAGTCACGGCGGTGTGGACGACGCCAGGGAGCTGCGCGACCGGGCCTTCTACGCGCCGGCCGACTCGCGCTACCGGGTGTTCATCATCGACGAGGCGCACATGGTCACCACGCAGGGCTTCAACGCCCTGCTGAAGATCGTGGAAGAGCCGCCGGAACACGTCATCTTCATCTTCGCCACCACCGAGCCGGACAAGGTGCTGACCACCATCCGCTCGCGTACGCACCACTACCCGTTCCGGCTGATCCCGCCGAGTTCGATGCGCGAGCTGCTGGAGCGCAACGTCGAGGCCGAGGGCGTCGCCGTGGAGCCCGCGGTGTACCCGCTGGTCATCCGGGCCGGCGGTGGTTCCGCCAGGGACACCCAGTCCGTGCTCGACCAGCTGCTGGCCGGGGCCGGGCCGGACGGCATCGACTACACCCGCGCGGTCGCGCTGCTCGGCGTGACCGATGTGGCGCTGATCGACGACATGGTGGACGGCCTGGCCGCGGACGACGCGACGGCCGTGTTCGGCACCGTGGAACGGCTCGCCGAGGCGGGGCACGACCCGCGCCGGTTCGCCACCGATCTGCTGGACCGCCTGCGCGACCTGGTGCTGCTGCGCTCGGTGCCGGAAGCCGCGGGCAAGGGCCTTGTTTCCGCACCCGAGGACGAGCTTGGCCGGATGCTTTCCCAGGCGGAGCGGGTCGGGCTGGCCACGCTGTCCCGCTACGCCGAGATTGTCCACAATGGACTTCTCGAGATGCGCGGGGCGACCGCGCCGCGCTTGCTGCTGGAGTTGTTGTGCGCGCGGATGCTGCTGCCCTCGGCCGCCGAGGGTGAGGCCGCCGTCCTGCAACGGCTAGAGCGGCTGGAACGCCGGGTCACCGCGGGTGCTCCGGCCGCGCCCGTGGCGGCCCCCGCTGCTCAGCAGGCCCCGGCCGCCGCGGCCCCTGCTGCACCAGCCGCACCTGCTGCGGCGCCGGAACGTTCGTTCCAGCGGCCGTCCCAGCGGCCCGCCGCCGCGCCGAGCCGTTCCGAACAGTCCGCCCCGGCCAGGCCGGAGCCCGAGGCCGAACCCGCGCCGGCGGCCGCCCCCGCCAGGGAGGCGCCGGCAGAGTCGCCGTCGTCCGCCGAGACCCCGCCCGACCCGCAGCCGGTCGGCGCCATCGACACCACCGCCGTCCGGCGGATGTGGCCCGACCTGCTCGAGGCACTGCGGAAGACCCCCGGCAGCCGCAGCACCGCGGCGATGCTCACCCAGGCGACCGTGCAGAGCGTCGAAGGTTCCACCGTGGTGCTCGCGCACACCGCGGCCCCGCTGGCCAAGCGGTTGTCCGAGCAGCACAACGCGGACAAGATCGCGGCCGCGCTCGGCGAGGTGCTCGGTGGCACCTGGCAGGTGCGCTGCGTGCACGGCAGTGCCGCCGGTGCGGCCGCCGCTCCGGCTCCGGCCAGGCAGCAGCCCGCCGCCCCCGCGCCGCAGCGCCCGGCTCCGCAGAGCGCGCCGGCCCAGCAACCGCCGCCAGCCCGGCCGGAGAACAACCAGCCGCAGCGCTCCTTCAGCAGGCCGTCCGCCGGTTCGGCGGCCCCGCCCGCCAAGCCCGAGCGCCCGGTACCGGTCACCACTGAGCCGGACATCCCGCTGCCGCCGGAGCCCGAGGACGAAGACGACTACACCGTCGACGACGCCGGCCCGGCGCCGCAGGCCGCACCGGCGACCGAGGACGACCCGGATGCCAAGGTGCACAAGCTGCTCTCCGACCACCTCGGCGCCCGCCCCCTGGACTGA
- a CDS encoding N-acetylmuramoyl-L-alanine amidase: MVMAGMLLAAGCQSGDTPGVPSPLTPPAGPPPSSSVPPPPETVTSVPSPAAARPVVMLDPGHNGANARDRAAINRQVPAGRGRTKPCNTTGTSTDDGYPEHAFTFDVAHRVGDLLTARGIRVGYTRQDDNGIGPCVDARAAAGNEAAATAVVSIHADGSTAKSAHGFHIAYSDPPLNVAQGEPSSRLAVALRDGLLSAGFAVSSYIGQSGLSPRDDLAGLNLSERPAALVECGNMRNPAEAAAMSTPSGRQRYADAIAASVQHYLVG, from the coding sequence ATGGTGATGGCGGGGATGCTGCTGGCCGCGGGCTGCCAGTCCGGTGATACGCCTGGGGTGCCTTCTCCTTTGACGCCTCCCGCCGGGCCACCGCCGTCCAGCTCGGTGCCGCCCCCGCCGGAAACCGTGACCAGCGTGCCGAGCCCAGCCGCGGCCCGGCCGGTGGTGATGCTGGATCCGGGGCACAACGGCGCGAACGCCCGCGACCGCGCCGCGATCAACCGCCAGGTACCGGCCGGGCGCGGCAGGACCAAACCGTGCAACACCACCGGCACCTCCACCGACGACGGCTACCCCGAGCACGCGTTCACCTTCGACGTCGCGCACCGGGTCGGCGACCTGCTGACCGCTCGCGGCATCCGGGTCGGCTACACGCGGCAGGACGACAACGGCATCGGGCCGTGCGTGGACGCCCGCGCCGCCGCCGGGAACGAGGCGGCCGCGACGGCGGTGGTGTCGATCCACGCGGACGGCTCCACCGCCAAGAGCGCGCACGGTTTCCACATCGCCTACTCGGATCCTCCGTTGAACGTCGCCCAGGGCGAGCCGTCCTCCCGGCTCGCCGTCGCCCTGCGCGACGGCCTGCTCTCGGCCGGTTTCGCGGTGTCCAGCTACATCGGCCAGTCCGGGCTCTCCCCGCGGGACGACCTGGCCGGGCTCAACCTGTCCGAACGGCCGGCCGCGCTGGTGGAATGCGGGAACATGCGGAACCCGGCGGAGGCGGCCGCGATGTCCACCCCGTCCGGCCGGCAGCGCTATGCGGACGCGATCGCGGCCAGCGTCCAGCACTACCTCGTCGGCTGA
- a CDS encoding YbaB/EbfC family nucleoid-associated protein: MVQPGGGMPDMQQILQQAQQMQQQLVTAQEELARAEVTGTAGGGLVTAVVSGSLELKNLTIDPKVVDPEDTETLADLVVAAVRDATGNAQKLTEEKLGPLAGGLGGGGMPDLGGLGLPGGLG; encoded by the coding sequence ATGGTGCAACCCGGTGGTGGCATGCCCGACATGCAGCAGATTCTGCAGCAGGCGCAGCAGATGCAGCAGCAACTGGTCACGGCGCAGGAGGAACTGGCCAGGGCCGAGGTGACCGGCACCGCGGGTGGCGGCCTGGTGACCGCCGTGGTCAGCGGCAGCCTGGAGCTGAAGAACCTCACCATCGACCCCAAGGTGGTCGACCCGGAGGACACCGAGACCCTCGCCGACCTGGTGGTCGCCGCGGTTCGGGACGCCACCGGCAACGCGCAGAAGCTGACCGAGGAGAAGCTCGGCCCGCTCGCCGGCGGCCTCGGTGGCGGCGGCATGCCCGACCTCGGCGGTCTCGGGCTGCCCGGCGGCCTCGGCTAG
- the recR gene encoding recombination mediator RecR, translated as MYEGVVQDLIDELGRLPGVGPKSAQRIAFHLLAAEPADIGRLQEVLGKVKEGVQFCEICGNVSEQVNCRICRDTRRDLTVICVVEEPKDVLAVERTREFKGRYHVLGGALDPLSGIGPEQLRMRQLLARIGEAEVTEVIIATDPNTEGEATATYLVRMLRDFPGLNVTRLASGLPMGGDLEFADELTLGRALSGRRAL; from the coding sequence TTGTACGAAGGCGTAGTTCAGGACCTCATCGACGAGCTCGGGCGGCTGCCCGGGGTCGGGCCGAAGAGCGCCCAGCGCATCGCGTTCCACCTGCTCGCCGCCGAACCGGCGGACATCGGGCGGCTGCAGGAGGTGCTCGGCAAGGTCAAGGAGGGCGTCCAGTTCTGCGAGATCTGCGGCAACGTCTCGGAACAGGTCAACTGCCGGATCTGCCGGGACACCCGCCGCGATCTCACGGTCATCTGCGTGGTGGAGGAGCCGAAGGATGTGCTCGCGGTGGAACGCACCCGCGAGTTCAAGGGCCGCTACCACGTGCTCGGCGGGGCACTCGACCCGTTGTCCGGGATCGGGCCGGAGCAGCTGCGGATGCGCCAGCTGCTGGCCAGGATCGGGGAAGCGGAGGTCACCGAGGTGATCATCGCGACCGACCCGAACACCGAGGGCGAGGCCACCGCCACCTATCTGGTGCGGATGCTGCGCGACTTCCCCGGACTGAACGTGACCAGGCTGGCGTCCGGCCTGCCGATGGGCGGGGACCTGGAGTTCGCCGACGAGCTCACCCTCGGCCGCGCGCTGTCCGGCCGCCGCGCCCTGTAG
- a CDS encoding ABC transporter substrate-binding protein, giving the protein MIFGAAGNPKNFDPIFNDDGETFRITRQVYDTLLQNKPGTAEVVGSLAQEWTPSNEGKTWTFKLRQGVKFHDGTPFDAAAVCYNFDRWFNMKGAAAQSQMIYYGDVFEGFANNEGDATGDPVYKNCEAPDAGTAVLNLNKAKGAFPAAFTLPSFSISSPEALKKYNADQVVQSGGSFQYSEYVKHPTGTGPFKFEGYDQAKGEVTLTRNEESFDKAKLEKLIFKIIADENARKQALKSGDIDGYDYPNPGDYQLLRGDGEKVLPRPSFNVLYLGINQKGNPKLQDLKVRQALAYGVNREQFVKGKLAEGSEVATEFVPKVIDGYTDDVTKYPYDPEKAKSLLAEAGATDLTLKFYYPTEVSRPYLPNPAEAFTSISEDLKKIGVKIEPIAKPWNGGYKDDVQKSGLHDIHLLGWTGDYNDAGNFVGTFFGREKPEFGFNNPDLFKALSDADAAPAGPEHAKAYQEANKKVMEYLPAIPVAYPSPALVVSEKIQGINPSPLTDERFNTVSKG; this is encoded by the coding sequence ATGATCTTCGGAGCCGCCGGTAACCCGAAGAACTTCGACCCGATCTTCAATGACGACGGTGAGACCTTCCGGATCACCCGTCAGGTGTACGACACGCTGCTGCAGAACAAGCCGGGCACCGCCGAGGTCGTCGGTTCGCTGGCCCAGGAATGGACTCCCAGCAACGAAGGCAAGACCTGGACCTTCAAGCTGCGCCAGGGCGTCAAGTTCCACGACGGCACCCCGTTCGACGCCGCCGCGGTCTGCTACAACTTCGACCGCTGGTTCAACATGAAGGGCGCCGCCGCCCAGAGCCAGATGATCTACTACGGCGACGTTTTCGAGGGTTTCGCGAACAACGAGGGTGACGCCACCGGCGACCCGGTCTACAAGAACTGCGAAGCCCCCGACGCGGGGACCGCGGTGCTGAACCTGAACAAGGCCAAGGGCGCCTTCCCGGCCGCCTTTACGCTGCCTTCGTTCTCCATCTCCAGCCCGGAAGCGCTGAAGAAGTACAACGCCGACCAGGTCGTGCAGAGCGGCGGCTCGTTCCAGTACAGCGAGTACGTCAAGCACCCGACCGGCACCGGCCCGTTCAAGTTCGAGGGCTACGACCAGGCCAAGGGCGAGGTGACCCTCACCCGCAACGAGGAGTCCTTCGACAAGGCCAAGCTCGAGAAGCTGATCTTCAAGATCATCGCCGACGAGAACGCCCGCAAGCAGGCGCTCAAGAGCGGTGACATCGACGGCTACGACTACCCGAACCCCGGTGACTACCAGCTGCTGCGCGGCGACGGCGAGAAGGTGCTGCCGCGCCCGTCGTTCAACGTGCTCTACCTGGGCATCAACCAGAAGGGCAACCCGAAGCTGCAGGACCTCAAGGTGCGCCAGGCGCTGGCCTACGGCGTCAACCGCGAGCAGTTCGTGAAGGGCAAGCTGGCCGAGGGTTCCGAGGTGGCCACCGAGTTCGTGCCCAAGGTCATCGACGGCTACACCGACGATGTCACCAAGTACCCGTACGACCCGGAGAAGGCCAAGAGCCTGCTGGCCGAGGCCGGTGCGACCGACCTGACGCTGAAGTTCTACTACCCGACCGAGGTCAGCCGCCCGTACCTGCCGAACCCGGCGGAGGCCTTCACCTCGATCTCCGAGGACCTGAAGAAGATCGGCGTCAAGATCGAGCCGATCGCCAAGCCGTGGAACGGTGGCTACAAGGACGACGTGCAGAAGAGCGGCCTGCACGACATCCACCTGCTGGGCTGGACCGGTGACTACAACGACGCCGGCAACTTCGTCGGCACGTTCTTCGGCCGCGAGAAGCCGGAGTTCGGCTTCAACAACCCGGACCTGTTCAAGGCGCTGTCCGACGCGGACGCCGCCCCGGCGGGCCCGGAGCACGCCAAGGCGTACCAGGAAGCCAACAAGAAGGTCATGGAGTACCTGCCCGCGATTCCGGTCGCCTACCCCAGCCCGGCGCTGGTGGTCAGCGAGAAGATCCAGGGCATCAATCCCAGCCCGCTCACCGACGAGCGGTTCAACACCGTGAGCAAGGGATAG
- a CDS encoding ABC transporter permease, producing the protein MLRFLVRRLLQAIPTLLILSILVFAWLRALPGGPAGAMLGDKATPEKVADLNRVLGLDQPIFVQYFKFLGRVLTGDFGSSLASGQPVMSEIGFALPATIELAVLALIFAVGLGIPLGYLAARFRGGFLDNGTIIFTLVGVAVPVFFLGYLLKYVFAENLALFPSQGRISTGLDATDITGFGVLDGILTQEWDAAGDVLWHLVLPAVALATIPLAVIVRITRASVLDVLNEDFIRTARSKGLAQPTIRRRHVLRNALLPVATTIGLQTGLLLGGAVLTEKVFNYRGIGFLLAEGIERRDYPRLQALILLGAVVYVLVNTLVDVSYGIIDPRVRVR; encoded by the coding sequence ATGCTCCGTTTCCTGGTGCGTCGGTTGCTGCAGGCAATTCCGACGCTGCTGATCTTGTCCATCCTCGTTTTCGCCTGGCTGCGCGCGTTGCCGGGCGGACCGGCCGGCGCGATGCTCGGTGACAAGGCGACCCCCGAGAAGGTCGCCGACCTGAACCGCGTGCTCGGCCTCGACCAGCCGATCTTCGTGCAGTACTTCAAGTTCCTCGGCCGGGTGCTGACCGGTGACTTCGGCTCCTCGCTCGCCTCCGGCCAGCCGGTGATGTCGGAGATCGGCTTCGCCCTTCCGGCCACCATCGAGCTCGCCGTGCTGGCCCTGATCTTCGCGGTGGGCCTCGGCATTCCGCTCGGTTATCTCGCCGCCCGGTTCCGCGGCGGTTTCCTGGACAACGGCACGATCATCTTCACCCTGGTCGGGGTGGCGGTGCCGGTGTTCTTCCTCGGCTACCTGCTCAAGTACGTGTTCGCCGAGAACCTCGCGCTGTTCCCGTCGCAGGGCCGGATCTCGACCGGCCTCGACGCCACCGACATCACCGGGTTCGGGGTGCTCGACGGCATCCTGACCCAGGAGTGGGACGCGGCCGGTGACGTGCTCTGGCACCTGGTGCTGCCGGCGGTTGCGCTGGCCACCATCCCGCTGGCGGTGATCGTGCGGATCACCCGCGCGTCGGTGCTGGACGTGCTGAACGAGGACTTCATCCGCACCGCGCGGTCGAAGGGGCTCGCCCAGCCGACCATCCGTCGACGGCACGTGCTGCGCAACGCGCTGCTGCCGGTGGCCACCACGATCGGCCTGCAGACCGGGCTGCTGCTCGGCGGCGCGGTGCTGACCGAGAAGGTATTCAACTACCGCGGCATCGGTTTCCTGCTCGCGGAGGGCATCGAACGCCGGGACTACCCGCGGCTGCAGGCGCTGATCCTGCTCGGCGCGGTGGTCTACGTGCTGGTCAACACGCTGGTCGATGTGTCCTACGGGATCATCGACCCGAGAGTGCGGGTGCGATGA
- a CDS encoding ABC transporter permease yields MNTLLTRRKEKVDDLASSAGQSLAGQALRRMSRSPVAITGGVITGLFLLLAAFAPLLAPKDPNERYLGDLVRPGVIPGPQPGFPLGGDEFGRDFLSRLLVGSQQTLVVGVMATLIGLAVGMLIGGLAGAFGGWVDTVLMRLVDVMLSIPSLLLAISIAALAAKPSQWTVIIAVSIICVPIFARLLRGAMLAQRSSDHVLAATSLGVKRHTIVLRHMLPNSLGPVIVQATLTLATSIIEAAALSFLGLGDPDPTRAEWGLMLGNASRSYLDVRPELSFYPAIAIIVVALGFTLLGESMREALDPKNRR; encoded by the coding sequence ATGAATACTCTTCTGACAAGGCGCAAGGAGAAGGTCGACGACCTCGCCTCGTCGGCCGGGCAGAGCCTGGCCGGCCAGGCGCTCCGCCGGATGTCCCGCAGCCCGGTGGCGATCACCGGCGGGGTGATCACCGGGCTGTTCCTGCTGCTCGCGGCGTTCGCCCCGCTGCTGGCGCCGAAGGACCCCAACGAGCGCTATCTCGGCGACCTGGTGCGGCCGGGTGTCATTCCCGGCCCGCAGCCCGGTTTCCCGCTCGGCGGGGACGAGTTCGGCCGGGACTTCCTGTCCAGGCTGCTGGTCGGTTCCCAGCAGACCCTGGTGGTCGGCGTGATGGCCACCCTGATCGGGCTGGCCGTCGGCATGCTCATCGGTGGCCTCGCGGGTGCGTTCGGCGGCTGGGTGGACACCGTGCTGATGCGGCTGGTGGACGTCATGCTGTCCATCCCGAGCCTGCTGCTGGCCATCTCGATCGCGGCGCTGGCCGCGAAACCGAGCCAGTGGACGGTGATCATCGCCGTCTCGATCATCTGCGTGCCGATCTTTGCCAGGCTGCTGCGCGGCGCGATGCTGGCGCAGCGGTCCAGCGACCACGTGCTGGCCGCGACTTCGCTCGGCGTCAAACGGCACACCATCGTGTTGCGGCACATGCTGCCCAACTCGCTGGGCCCGGTGATCGTGCAGGCCACGCTGACCCTGGCCACGTCCATCATCGAGGCCGCCGCGCTGTCCTTCCTCGGCCTCGGCGACCCGGACCCGACCAGGGCCGAGTGGGGCCTGATGCTCGGCAACGCGTCCCGGTCCTATTTGGACGTCCGGCCGGAGCTTTCCTTCTACCCGGCCATCGCGATCATCGTGGTGGCGCTCGGCTTCACCCTGCTCGGCGAGTCCATGCGGGAAGCCCTCGACCCGAAGAACAGGCGGTGA
- a CDS encoding ABC transporter ATP-binding protein, with the protein MALLEVRDLSVVFQRKGERPFTAVDKVSFDVQPGQTVGLVGESGCGKSVTSLAIMGLLPKRGNKVTGSVSFEGTDLLSLSDKQLRDRRGRDLGMVFQDPLSSLNPVIPIGLQITEVLERHRGMSRKQASGEAIILLDKVGIPDPARRLSEYPHQLSGGMRQRALIAIALACRPRLLIADEPTTALDVTIQAQILALLRELVQDTETALIMITHDLGVVAGLCDEVNVLYGGRIVERAERHQLFAEPRHPYTHGLLASIPRLDAERGEKLVPIKGSVADNIPWDGGCAFAPRCPNALPVCRESSPDLEPEGNTLLRCHNPVVPEAQKAGAR; encoded by the coding sequence ATGGCCTTGCTAGAAGTGCGCGATCTCAGCGTGGTGTTCCAGCGCAAGGGCGAGCGGCCGTTCACCGCGGTGGACAAGGTGAGCTTCGACGTGCAGCCGGGCCAGACGGTCGGGCTGGTCGGCGAGTCCGGCTGCGGCAAGTCGGTGACCTCGCTGGCGATCATGGGCCTGCTGCCGAAACGCGGCAACAAGGTGACCGGCTCGGTTTCCTTCGAGGGCACCGATCTGCTCAGCCTGTCGGACAAGCAGCTGCGGGACCGCCGCGGCCGCGACCTCGGCATGGTGTTCCAGGACCCGCTGTCCTCGCTGAACCCGGTCATCCCGATCGGCCTGCAGATCACCGAGGTGCTGGAGCGCCACCGCGGCATGTCCCGCAAGCAGGCCAGCGGTGAGGCGATAATCCTGCTGGACAAGGTGGGCATCCCGGATCCGGCGCGCCGGCTGTCCGAGTACCCGCACCAGCTTTCCGGCGGGATGCGCCAGCGCGCGCTGATCGCCATCGCGCTGGCCTGCCGGCCGCGGCTGCTGATCGCGGACGAGCCGACCACCGCGCTGGACGTGACCATCCAGGCGCAGATCCTGGCGCTGCTGCGGGAGCTGGTGCAGGACACCGAGACCGCGCTGATCATGATCACGCACGATCTCGGTGTGGTGGCCGGGCTCTGCGACGAGGTCAACGTGCTCTACGGCGGCCGGATCGTGGAGCGGGCGGAGCGGCATCAGCTGTTCGCCGAGCCGCGGCACCCGTACACGCACGGCCTGCTCGCGTCGATTCCGCGGCTGGACGCTGAACGGGGCGAGAAGCTGGTGCCGATCAAGGGTTCGGTGGCGGACAACATCCCGTGGGACGGCGGCTGCGCGTTCGCGCCGCGCTGCCCGAACGCGCTGCCGGTCTGCCGGGAGTCGTCGCCGGACCTCGAACCCGAGGGGAACACCCTGTTGCGCTGTCACAACCCGGTGGTGCCCGAGGCACAGAAGGCGGGTGCCCGATGA
- a CDS encoding ABC transporter ATP-binding protein, whose product MSHAAAEDDVLVTVDDLKVHFPIKSGILIDRTVGHVFAVDGVDLSIRRGETYGLVGESGCGKTTLGRAMLKLTEPTSGNVVFDGTDIAKLKGEELRTRRRRMQMIFQDPLSSLDPRQSVESILIEGMRAHGLDKDKESTRTRLRELLAAVGLPESSLRKYPHEFSGGQRQRIGIARALAVEPDLIVADEPVSALDVSVQAQVINLLEELQQKLGLTYLVIAHDLAVVRHISDRIGVMYLGSMVEETDSETLYQEPLHPYTKALLSAIPVPDPAVEDGREQILLAGDLPSPAAPPSGCRFHTRCPWRQETRCDTERPVLRDIGVGHRVACHYVEDIRDGRISAHEVQAELVEVDGALNPDAVRTGPASVTEILES is encoded by the coding sequence ATGAGTCACGCGGCCGCCGAAGACGACGTGCTGGTCACTGTCGACGACCTGAAGGTGCATTTCCCGATCAAGAGCGGCATCCTGATCGACCGCACGGTCGGTCATGTGTTCGCGGTGGACGGGGTCGACCTGTCGATCCGCCGCGGGGAGACCTACGGCCTGGTGGGCGAGTCCGGCTGCGGCAAGACCACGCTCGGCAGGGCGATGCTCAAGTTGACCGAGCCGACCTCGGGCAACGTGGTGTTCGACGGTACGGACATCGCCAAGCTCAAGGGCGAGGAGCTGCGCACCCGCCGCCGCCGGATGCAGATGATCTTCCAGGATCCACTGTCCAGTTTGGACCCCCGGCAGTCGGTGGAGTCCATTCTGATCGAGGGCATGCGGGCGCACGGCCTGGACAAGGACAAGGAGTCCACCCGGACCCGGCTGCGCGAGCTGCTGGCCGCGGTGGGCCTGCCGGAGAGTTCGCTGCGGAAGTACCCGCACGAGTTCTCCGGTGGCCAGCGCCAGCGGATCGGTATTGCGCGGGCGCTGGCGGTGGAGCCGGACCTGATCGTCGCCGACGAGCCGGTGTCCGCGCTGGACGTGTCGGTGCAGGCGCAGGTGATCAACCTGCTGGAGGAGTTGCAGCAGAAGCTGGGCCTGACCTACCTGGTGATCGCGCACGACTTGGCCGTGGTGCGGCACATCTCGGACCGGATCGGCGTGATGTACCTGGGCTCGATGGTCGAGGAGACCGACTCGGAGACCCTGTACCAGGAGCCGCTGCACCCGTACACCAAGGCGTTGCTGTCCGCGATCCCGGTGCCGGACCCGGCGGTGGAGGACGGCCGCGAGCAGATCCTGCTCGCCGGCGATCTGCCTTCGCCGGCCGCGCCGCCGAGCGGTTGCCGGTTCCACACCCGGTGCCCGTGGCGGCAGGAGACCAGGTGCGACACCGAGCGTCCGGTGCTGCGGGACATCGGCGTCGGGCACCGGGTCGCCTGCCATTACGTGGAGGACATCCGCGACGGCCGGATCTCCGCGCACGAGGTGCAGGCGGAGCTGGTCGAGGTGGACGGCGCCCTCAACCCGGACGCCGTGCGCACCGGCCCCGCCTCCGTCACCGAGATCCTCGAAAGCTGA